A genomic window from Treponema maltophilum ATCC 51939 includes:
- the iolD gene encoding 3D-(3,5/4)-trihydroxycyclohexane-1,2-dione acylhydrolase (decyclizing), with amino-acid sequence METVRLTTAQALVRFLENQYIRWDDNEQPFVKGVFLLPGHGNVVGLGQALTQEAKRLEVYQGKNEQGQAHVAVAFAKQRKRKQIFAVTSSVGPGAANMITAAATATANNIPVLLLPGDVYACRQPDPVLQQIEQTHDLSLSTNDAFRPVCKYWDRIVRPEQLMSAMLNAMRVLTDPADTGAVCIALPQDTEGEAYDYPVSFFEKRVHYLARRPAEKEALQRAADLIKKAKRPMLICGGGVRYSEAHAEFASFAKTFGIPFGETQAGKSAVVWTDFYNLGGIGVTGTACANEIAKTADLVIGVGTRYTDFTTSSKWLFNEKARFINITVSPFQAAKLDAVQLIADAKTALKDLKKLLKGYKANYDADIKKAKDAWIKELERLDSLRFDSDYVPNINDANASSAARFAKDVGTSLTQTRALGLINMLTEKNAVVIGSAGSLPGCMQRMWRPRAVDTYNMEYGYSCMGYEVSGALGIKFAEPDKEVYSMVGDGSFVMLHSELLTAVQEHKKIHLCLFDNASFGCINNLQTGQGNETLCTELRYRSSDGKLRGKFLNVDYAAIARGYGARAWTIRTEEELKKAFAEAKKVKDVPVLFDIKVLPKSMTDGYGSWWRVGFAEVSDRKANRDACKDQLEHIKTARKY; translated from the coding sequence ATGGAAACGGTACGTTTGACGACGGCCCAAGCGCTGGTCAGGTTTTTGGAAAATCAGTATATACGCTGGGACGATAATGAACAGCCCTTTGTAAAAGGCGTTTTTTTGCTGCCCGGACACGGGAACGTTGTTGGTTTGGGTCAGGCATTGACTCAGGAAGCAAAGCGCCTTGAAGTGTATCAGGGTAAAAACGAGCAGGGGCAGGCCCATGTCGCGGTAGCCTTTGCAAAGCAACGCAAGCGCAAGCAGATTTTTGCCGTAACTTCTTCGGTCGGGCCGGGGGCAGCAAATATGATAACGGCCGCGGCGACGGCAACGGCGAACAATATTCCCGTTTTGCTTTTGCCCGGCGACGTCTATGCATGCCGCCAGCCGGATCCGGTTTTGCAGCAAATCGAGCAAACTCACGATTTGTCGCTTTCGACGAACGATGCGTTCCGCCCCGTGTGCAAATACTGGGACCGCATTGTGCGACCGGAACAGCTTATGTCCGCCATGCTCAACGCAATGCGCGTACTGACCGACCCTGCCGATACGGGGGCGGTGTGCATTGCTCTTCCGCAGGATACGGAGGGAGAAGCCTACGATTATCCGGTTTCGTTTTTTGAAAAACGCGTGCATTATCTTGCCCGCCGGCCTGCCGAAAAAGAGGCGTTGCAAAGGGCGGCCGATCTTATTAAAAAGGCAAAACGCCCCATGCTTATCTGCGGCGGCGGCGTACGCTATTCGGAAGCTCATGCCGAATTCGCTTCGTTTGCAAAAACATTCGGCATTCCCTTCGGCGAAACCCAAGCGGGTAAAAGCGCCGTCGTGTGGACAGATTTTTACAATTTGGGCGGTATCGGCGTTACGGGAACCGCGTGCGCAAACGAAATCGCCAAAACGGCCGACCTTGTAATCGGCGTGGGAACGCGCTATACCGATTTTACAACCTCGTCGAAATGGCTGTTTAACGAAAAAGCGCGTTTTATAAACATTACCGTATCTCCTTTCCAAGCGGCCAAGCTCGACGCCGTGCAGCTTATCGCCGACGCGAAAACCGCTCTTAAAGACTTAAAAAAACTGTTAAAGGGCTATAAAGCGAATTACGACGCCGACATTAAAAAGGCGAAAGACGCTTGGATAAAAGAACTTGAGCGTTTGGATTCGCTGCGCTTCGATTCGGACTATGTGCCGAATATAAACGATGCGAATGCGTCGTCGGCCGCCCGCTTTGCAAAGGACGTCGGCACGAGTTTAACGCAAACCCGCGCGCTCGGCCTTATCAATATGCTGACCGAAAAAAACGCCGTGGTTATCGGTTCCGCCGGAAGTCTTCCCGGCTGTATGCAGCGCATGTGGCGGCCGCGCGCAGTCGATACGTACAATATGGAATACGGTTATTCGTGCATGGGCTATGAAGTGTCGGGCGCTTTGGGTATTAAATTTGCCGAACCGGATAAAGAAGTGTATTCGATGGTCGGCGACGGAAGCTTTGTGATGCTGCATTCGGAATTGCTGACCGCAGTGCAGGAACATAAAAAAATTCACCTCTGCCTTTTCGACAACGCAAGCTTCGGCTGCATAAACAATTTGCAGACGGGGCAGGGAAACGAAACCCTGTGTACCGAACTGCGCTACCGCTCTTCGGACGGCAAACTGCGCGGCAAATTTTTGAATGTCGACTATGCCGCCATTGCCCGCGGTTACGGGGCGCGCGCATGGACGATACGTACCGAAGAAGAACTGAAAAAAGCTTTTGCGGAAGCGAAAAAAGTAAAAGACGTTCCGGTTCTCTTCGATATAAAAGTGCTTCCCAAATCGATGACTGACGGCTACGGTTCGTGGTGGCGTGTCGGATTTGCCGAAGTGTCCGATCGCAAAGCGAACAGGGATGCGTGCAAAGATCAGCTTGAACATATAAAAACCGCCCGTAAATATTAA
- a CDS encoding sugar ABC transporter substrate-binding protein codes for MKKRVITACAVFIFAASVFAAGGKESSGKKIKIGYCINNFNDTFQTYIVDAIKAYLADKPEVEFLTADGQEDVIIQQDQVNSLITKGVNALIVVPVDTSAMAPITRAAANAGIPLCYVNRNPYPDGKLPPNVYYVGSQEITAGEMQIEYIGKKMNGKGGVAILQGILSNEGALKRTEGNEKIIAQKFPNIKILAKETGKWQRDQGMAITENWLTAYGKSLNAILSNNDEMALGAVRVLKEVGRTDVLVIGIDGIPDARAAIKAGDLAGSVLQDSKGQGEGSITTVLKALKGEKPESVTWIPFKLITPENVKEFD; via the coding sequence ATGAAAAAACGTGTTATTACGGCATGTGCGGTATTTATTTTTGCCGCTTCGGTTTTTGCCGCAGGAGGAAAAGAATCGTCCGGGAAAAAAATTAAAATAGGTTATTGTATAAACAACTTCAACGATACTTTCCAAACCTATATTGTCGATGCGATTAAAGCATATTTAGCCGACAAACCCGAAGTTGAATTCCTTACTGCCGACGGACAGGAAGACGTTATTATTCAACAGGATCAAGTCAATTCGCTTATTACGAAAGGTGTTAATGCATTGATTGTCGTTCCCGTTGATACAAGCGCGATGGCACCGATTACGCGCGCTGCTGCCAACGCGGGGATCCCTCTGTGCTATGTAAATCGTAATCCCTATCCCGACGGGAAACTTCCGCCGAATGTATATTATGTCGGTTCTCAGGAAATTACCGCCGGTGAAATGCAAATAGAATATATCGGCAAAAAGATGAACGGGAAAGGCGGCGTTGCGATTTTACAGGGTATTTTAAGCAACGAAGGAGCATTGAAGCGCACGGAAGGAAATGAAAAAATTATTGCGCAAAAATTCCCCAACATAAAAATTCTTGCAAAAGAAACGGGTAAATGGCAGCGCGACCAAGGGATGGCTATTACCGAAAATTGGTTGACCGCTTACGGAAAATCTTTAAATGCGATTCTTTCCAATAACGACGAAATGGCGTTGGGAGCGGTACGCGTTCTTAAAGAAGTCGGCCGTACAGATGTATTGGTTATCGGTATTGACGGAATTCCCGATGCCCGTGCGGCAATCAAAGCCGGCGATTTAGCGGGATCCGTTTTGCAGGATTCAAAGGGGCAGGGCGAAGGTTCGATAACGACGGTATTAAAAGCGCTGAAAGGTGAAAAACCCGAAAGCGTTACGTGGATTCCTTTTAAATTGATTACCCCTGAAAACGTAAAAGAATTCGATTAA
- the iolG gene encoding inositol 2-dehydrogenase, translating into MKKQLKIGVIGAGRIGKLHAFNLATRVPGAKLTAVSDVDKKSAEKLAAELGIPAVYSDYKKLLADPEVEAVFICSSTDTHSKISAAAAKAGKHIFCEKPIDHNIAKIKSVLDAVKESGIKYQVGFNRRFDRNFRRVKEAVKAGEVGQVRIIKITSRDPAPPPVEYIKVSGGIYADMTIHDFDMMRYLSGSEVVEVSAAGTCLVDPAIGKAGDVDTCVITLRFANGCLGVIDNCRQSSYGYDQRVEVFGSKGQIIADNETANNTVVYTDKGVNREKPLHFFLERYNDAYIAEAKEFVEACLKNTDTPVGAFDGLQPVLIALAAQKSSDKGGTPVKVGK; encoded by the coding sequence ATGAAAAAACAATTAAAAATCGGCGTTATCGGAGCGGGCCGTATCGGAAAGCTGCACGCTTTCAATTTGGCGACGCGCGTTCCGGGCGCAAAGCTCACCGCCGTGTCCGATGTGGATAAAAAAAGCGCGGAAAAACTTGCCGCCGAATTGGGAATTCCGGCCGTTTACAGCGATTATAAAAAGCTGTTGGCGGATCCGGAAGTTGAAGCCGTATTTATCTGTTCGTCGACCGATACACATTCAAAGATTTCGGCGGCGGCGGCAAAAGCCGGCAAGCACATCTTTTGCGAAAAACCCATAGACCACAATATCGCAAAAATTAAATCCGTGCTCGACGCCGTTAAAGAAAGCGGAATAAAGTATCAAGTCGGTTTTAACCGCCGCTTCGACCGCAACTTCCGCCGCGTAAAAGAAGCCGTTAAAGCGGGTGAAGTGGGACAAGTGCGCATTATAAAAATCACCTCGCGCGACCCCGCGCCGCCTCCCGTCGAATACATAAAAGTTTCCGGCGGCATCTACGCCGATATGACGATCCACGACTTCGATATGATGCGCTATCTTTCCGGCAGCGAAGTTGTTGAAGTGAGCGCAGCCGGCACCTGTTTGGTCGATCCGGCTATCGGAAAGGCGGGCGATGTGGACACCTGCGTTATTACGCTGCGTTTTGCAAACGGCTGCCTGGGCGTTATCGATAACTGCCGCCAGTCGTCGTACGGCTACGATCAGCGCGTCGAAGTATTCGGCTCAAAAGGACAAATTATCGCCGACAACGAAACGGCAAACAATACCGTCGTGTACACCGATAAGGGCGTAAACCGCGAAAAACCGCTGCACTTTTTCCTGGAACGCTATAACGACGCCTATATTGCCGAAGCGAAGGAATTCGTCGAGGCTTGTTTGAAAAACACCGACACGCCCGTCGGCGCCTTCGACGGATTGCAGCCCGTTCTTATCGCTCTTGCCGCACAAAAATCGAGCGATAAAGGCGGCACACCCGTAAAGGTAGGAAAGTAA
- a CDS encoding 5-deoxy-glucuronate isomerase produces MYIQKNAVKGYNSYIDSKKDDCGTMMDVGLLILDAGESFVFPGTESEALFLLFCGKVRFKWNGIERDCSRKNEFEEDGWCLHVCAGTEVTITALAHSELYVQKTINERSFESRLYAPSDVIVQHAGNKGELMGCMRREIKTFFDYDNAPYSNMVLGEVLNFPGKWSSYPPHHHPQPEVYFHRFDKPQGFGVSFAGGEIFKSAHNGLTVITSGFHSQGAAPGYAMCYVWGIRHLDGDPWKKTRIDDKEHAWLWESDANDHIFKERQ; encoded by the coding sequence GTGTATATACAAAAAAATGCCGTAAAAGGATACAATTCTTATATCGATTCAAAAAAAGACGATTGCGGAACGATGATGGATGTGGGGCTTTTGATTTTGGATGCGGGAGAAAGCTTTGTTTTCCCCGGTACGGAATCGGAAGCGCTTTTTTTGCTGTTTTGCGGGAAAGTGCGCTTTAAATGGAACGGAATCGAGCGCGACTGCAGCCGCAAAAACGAATTTGAAGAAGACGGATGGTGCCTGCACGTATGCGCCGGAACCGAAGTTACGATTACCGCGCTCGCTCACAGCGAACTGTATGTGCAAAAAACGATAAATGAACGCAGCTTTGAATCGAGGCTCTATGCGCCTTCGGATGTGATTGTTCAGCATGCGGGAAACAAGGGCGAATTGATGGGCTGTATGCGGCGCGAAATAAAAACGTTTTTCGACTACGACAACGCGCCGTATTCGAACATGGTGCTCGGCGAAGTGCTGAATTTTCCCGGAAAGTGGTCGTCGTATCCGCCGCACCATCATCCCCAGCCGGAAGTGTATTTTCACCGCTTCGATAAACCGCAGGGCTTCGGCGTAAGTTTTGCAGGCGGAGAAATCTTCAAGTCGGCACACAACGGGCTCACCGTTATTACGAGCGGCTTCCATTCTCAGGGCGCGGCTCCCGGCTACGCGATGTGTTATGTATGGGGTATCCGGCATTTGGACGGCGATCCGTGGAAAAAAACGCGTATCGACGATAAAGAGCATGCATGGCTTTGGGAAAGCGATGCAAACGATCATATTTTTAAAGAACGACAATAA